The window CCTCACTGAGTAGGTGGAGGAAGATGTGGGATGCTGTTACTCAGTGGAGGTCAGGAATGCTaggtctgtgtgctggtttgaagctattaggtacccccagaaaagccatgtcctttaatcttcattcaatattactcgatgggttttttttttatcgtttccatgaagatgtggcccactcaattgtgggtagcaactttttattagattgtttccagggagaggtgtctccaccaattcaaagtggggttgcttactggagccctttaagagggaaccattttggaaaaaccttcagagccaacagaactgacagagccagagacctctggagattcataaagaaaaatgcccccagggaagccattgaagaaccctagagagaaagctagcagccatCACCATGgtttctttccagctgagagagaaaccctgaatgtcatcggccttcttgaggcaaggtatctttccctgggtgccttagtttggatatttttatagccttgccttaatttggacattttcacagccttagaactataaacttgcaacttattaaattatttttttaaaagtcattccatttctcatatattacattctggcagcttttgcaaactaaaacagtctggAACCCAGAAAGTTGGTTACATGCCTCTTAACACTTGTTGCCCCAATAGTTCTGGTCAATGGTAAACTAAGACTATGAAAGAAAGACAAAACTGGCAAGATCTCAGAACCCACAGGAAATAGGGTTTGATTCCTCCCAACAGGTAAAGGAAATGCAGCTGAGATGCTGGCAGAGGATAAGGGGAATGTGGAACTAATATTTTATAGCTCTTCTGCAGATAGGCTCTGTCACTGCTCTCTTTTGCCCCTGGACTTCAGTATACATGGGATTATGACCAAAATCATTAATGCTCACTACATATCCCTGTGCTCCTCTGTAATGACTTAGCAATATCTTACCTAACTTAACTGTACAAACATGTCCTACAATTAAAATGGCTAgctttttgttctagtttgctagctgcctgaatacaatataccagaaacagaatggcttctaaaacagggaatttaataagttgctagtttacagttctaaggctgagaaaatgtcccaattaaaacaagtctagagaaatgtccaatttaaggcatccagggaaagataccttggttcaagaaggctgatcaatgtttctctcagctggaagggcacatgacgaacatggtggcatctgctggctttctcgtgactctacaaaaaggggctctctccaaaatgtttcctcttttaaaggattccaataagcaactccacgttcagtgggtggagacacagctccatgggaaGAATCAAAACGctctcacccaacaatactgaatgaggattaaaggacatggcttttctggggtccgccacaaattcaaaccggcacacttcTCTCTTAAATTTcctctatatttttttaaaagagagttcAATTTATAGCATCAACTGGCTATAAGATCAGCTACATAATCATTTCGATAGTGGCTGAAAAGagccttaaaaatgtttataccCTTTGCCTCAGTCTACTCTAGGAATTGCTCCTAAGGGAAATATAAATGCAGACAAATATGTACATACCAAAgtattcactgcagcattataTATAACtgtcaaaactggaaacaatctaaacatCAACCAACAGATAAATAGTTAAGTTATGAAGAACACTATAAGACAATCATACAGTCATTAAAAGTATACGTAAAAGGCGCACaggtgcttcagtggtagaatgcttgcttgaCACGCaagagaccggggtttgattcccggcccatacaCCCAAAGAAAAGTATATGTGAATGACATAGggaaaatgataatgaaaaaaaaaaaagttctaggtcaagtgaaaaaAGCTACATATAGTACAGACTATAGCGGACAAAACTCTAAAATGTAACTCAACTATATTTTTAGCTCCAATGCGTATGAACCTatgtcatttttataattgtgggaaacatttttaaaagagctcTACTCATGTGACTTTTATCTCAGCGGTGCCATAAACTAGAGCATCATCAACTCCCAGCAGTGCCTTCTGAATTTGCAAAATACTGGTCCTTTTGTATCAACTTATAAATTaaggctttttaaaagtcttaaagAGAATGAGAACAATGGACTTTTTCAAGAAATCTAATGCTTCTGGCAACCAAAGGACCATGATCTATTACTTAGCAGAGAGCAACAGTGCTGAGGCATGGATCTTTCCACAGATTGTATTTCCTCTGGTTCTTCTGACTGACAGTAAAAATCAGAACACTGTGTTCAccagttctttttctttagaTCACAGAAAAGTACTAAAGAGACTTGATAGCAAGAGTCAGAAAAAAAAGCTAAACAGTTTGCAATTTGTTGCCTTCCTATGTAATTCCAACCTTTCTGACATAAGCAACCACAGAATTACTTCATGAGAAATCATACAGAAATTGAGCTAGCAAAGCCCCCAGAAACCAACTATATTGTATTACtgttaaaagtaataaaataccAGGCTCTTGGGTGCAGCAGGCTTCTTGGGTGCAGTAAGATGCTCTGTGGTTAAATTAGAAAGATAAGTCATTGTCCTGGGTAGAATAACGAAAGAGACAGAATTGAGGATGGGGAAAGAGGGCAGAGAAAATAAACTATCACTCCCTAAATTCCCATCCAATGATGTGATCGTGTTTCCTGAATCATGTAATAAACATGCCTTAGAAGAACGCATTTACTTTTGGAAGATGCTTACATAACctctttttccttcagtttccCACAGAGTAAATCTGAGACTGAACTTTTCCATTTTCCAGTGATGCAGCCAAGTGCAGGCACTCAAGTGATTCACCCAAAAGCAGACTGAACACTGTTGTGAGAGGTGGAGCTTAACCAGAATCTCCTCTGAATTCCCTATTATCACTTGcattctgactttttaaattaattcctcCCATTTGTGAGGATTTTCTATGCCAAAGCAAGGACTCTGAGGTTTACAGATCTTCATTTCACAGGATAAAGGTCTTGTTCAATCcactgaaaatgaaatgaaaaactcattaggATTGCAATGTACTCCATTTCtctatgaaagaaaacaaaatatcataCCCAAATATCTATTCTTCAAAGCAAGGTTTAGATTTGTTTTTTGAAGACATATTTGAACAAACATGATTAAATTAGCAATCAGAGCAAATACTTCATGCCCAAATTAAATGAAGCAGGTAACTTTAAAATTGCTTAATACCATGTTTATGTTGAACTGTTAGGTATTTACTGTCAAATTCAAAGAATTCGCTGATGCTTTTTTCTGGGTACACGTGAGGCTTGAGATTAAGagctgccccctgccctgccaaCCCGAACACTTGTACCAATTCCCATTGTTACTGCTTGAATGTCCCAACCTGCAGCTGAAGAAGCTGCCCTCGGGGCACATGCTGGCGGTgatggcttacttccttgtcagCGGAGGAGCAACTGATGATGTTGTCGTGGAACCTCCAAGTGCTGCCTATGACTGATGAACATGGGtgtattattcagggttctctagagaaacagaatcaaaaggaaacactcacaaatataaaatttataaaagtgtctcatataaccgtgggaacacagagtccaaaatccacaggacaggctgtgaagctgacaattccaatggaaggtctggatgaactccacaggagatgcttgccggccgaagcaggaagagagactgtctcttccgaatcctccttaaaaggcttccagcgatcagattaagcatcactcattgcagaagacactccccttggctgattacaaatggaatcagctgtggatgcagttgacgtaatcataatttaattatatgaaacgtcctcatcacaacagacagaccagcactgcCCAAacaacaaacaggtaccaccacttggctaagttgacacatgaacctgaccatgacaatgggcATGAGAGGCCAATAGGTTTCCTGGCCTTCAGAGTAAATGGACAATATACTATGGAAAGACTTGCATCTAACTTCTTATTTACAATGGGAGGTTTAGGATGCATAATCTTGGACCAAACCAATGCACCAAACATTTCAAAACTCAAtaaatttcttctatttattgGATTTGTCTGTGTCCTATTGAGTTTTTCCATGGctatagtatttatttatttatttatttatttttttttttttttaaacattttcttgttttttattgtattctgtttctccgtttttgttacatgggctggggccgggaatcgaaccgaggtcctccggcatagcaggcaagcactttgcccgctgagccaccgcggcccgcccatggcTATAGTATTTATGAGAATGAAACTGCCAGGTCACCCACTGGGTTAGAGTGCCTTTTgagaagaaatcaatgaataCTGGATTTGCTCCTATTAATGAAGTTTTAAAAGTTGTACTGATCCTCTAATATGAAaagtgggaggaaaaatatgaaaagcaatAAATAGAGGAAGACAAAtctaatgaaaacaaaagaagctCATGAAAACTTGGACTAAAAATTCTTCTTCGTAACATCAGAGACACAATCTTACCACAGTCTTTTTTTCCTGCTGACCTACGCTGCCATACCAATGACAAACAGTgggattttctttagttttttatttctagaggGAAATATACTCCATTTCTACAATTATAATACTGAATAAAGTGACTTTTTTTA of the Tamandua tetradactyla isolate mTamTet1 chromosome 2, mTamTet1.pri, whole genome shotgun sequence genome contains:
- the LOC143657210 gene encoding oligosaccharyltransferase complex subunit OSTC-like, with the protein product MLIDASSLSLGLNHQVFTVKFKEFADAFFWVHVRLEIKSCPLPCQPEHLYQFPLLLLECPNLQLKKLPSGHMLAVMAYFLVSGGATDDVVVEPPSLTHEPDHDNGHERPIGFLAFRVNGQYTMERLASNFLFTMGGLGCIILDQTNAPNISKLNKFLLFIGFVCVLLSFSMARVFMRMKLPGHPLG